One window of Oreochromis niloticus isolate F11D_XX linkage group LG23, O_niloticus_UMD_NMBU, whole genome shotgun sequence genomic DNA carries:
- the LOC109196813 gene encoding H-2 class I histocompatibility antigen, L-D alpha chain-like, giving the protein MDAWCVFLYFATHMLTVNSATHSLIYIYTAMSADLGLPGVHKFTAIGLLDGKPFDRFDTDNPRKTPTTNWARRHLTTDYLDKGTQSRLSKQKWFGVNLDIVMTLMGHSASDGDVHVIQWLHGCYGETNPSEERLRFVHGVDKYAYDGDDLMSFDYLTLRWSAATEAANPIADKWNGVTVLTEYTVGYLCGECIKWLTTFVGYSKRELRDRVTVPDVYMFTRKTNGTTLTLICVASGFPTNTPAMRLMKNGRVLNTDDGLNVCDTLPNDDDTFQRRIAVDILPSDTGTSPATCWRKTRGIALSNTGERGIAQLFQQSAGRTLFYCRQWWVCAL; this is encoded by the coding sequence ATGGACGCgtggtgtgtgtttttgtactttgCCACTCATATGCTGACAGTGAATTCGGCAACTCATTCGCTGATCTACATTTACACAGCGATGTCCGCAGACCTCGGCTTGCCGGGTGTGCACAAGTTTACAGCAATAGGTCTACTGGACGGTAAACCCTTTGACCGTTTTGACACTGACAACCCACGGAAAACCCCCACAACAAACTGGGCTAGACGACACTTAACCACTGACTACTTGGATAAGGGCACGCAGAGTCGACTCAGCAAGCAGAAATGGTTTGGCGTTAACCTAGATATCGTAATGACTCTCATGGGACACTCGGCGTCCGATGGGGATGTACATGTTATACAGTGGTTACACGGATGTTACGGGGAAACGAACCCCTCCGAGGAGAGGCTCCGGTTTGTCCACGGGGTGGATAAGTACGCTTACGATGGTGACGATTTAATGTCTTTTGATTATCTTACGCTGAGGTGGTCAGCTGCGACCGAAGCGGCGAACCCCATCGCTGACAAATGGAACGGTGTGACCGTATTGACCGAATACACCGTCGGCTACTTGTGCGGCGAGTGTATCAAATGGTTGACTACGTTTGTTGGATACAGCAAACGGGAACTCAGAGACAGGGTAACCGTCCCTGATGTGTACATGTTTACACGGAAGACAAACGGCACTACTCTCACGTTGATTTGTGTGGCCTCTGGGTTTCCCACAAACACGCCTGCGATGAGGCTCATGAAGAACGGCCGAGTTCTCAACACGGACGACGGTCTTAACGTGTGTGACACTCTCCCAAACGACGACGACACGTTTCAAAGACGGATCGCTGTGGATATATTGCCATCTGACACGGGAACTTCACCTGCGACGTGTTGGAGGAAGACACGGGGTATCGCGTTGTCAAACACTGGCGAGCGGGGGATCGCACAACTATTCCAACAATCGGCTGGCCGAACGCTGTTTTACTGTCGACAGTGGTGGGTTTGTGCATTGTAG